Part of the Drosophila kikkawai strain 14028-0561.14 chromosome 3L, DkikHiC1v2, whole genome shotgun sequence genome is shown below.
caaaaaataactgTCATAAGGAAGTTAACTGTGTAAGATGTGGTCAGCAACACTCCATTGAAGACTGCCAACGAGATGTACATCCAGTTAAATGCTACAACTGCGGCGGTAATCATACTGCAAGCTATAAGGGCTGTATCGTATACCAGCAGACAGTAAGTCGACGCAAAACTGCTACATCCCATCGTAGCccccatcaacaacaacaagttacGGCTCCAACTGCACGAAGAGGCATTGAGCCCTCGCTATCTTACGGGTACGTCGCCGGGGGATCTCGCCAAACACAACAGGCTAGCCCTCAGCAATTTACAagccaacagcagctgcaacaaTTCCCACCACTAGGAAGTAGGTACCGGAAGCAGAACCAACAAAGTCAACGTAGGGAAAACAACCGGCAACCCCAACAACCAATGCTGGACACAATCCCAAGGCCAGAGCAACATCCAGGaacccagcaacagcaacaaccgcAACAGCAAAATCTATCCCAGCAACTGCGTAATATCCAGAATAATCAGCAATGGCAGCGGCAAGAAGAAATGTTCATGCGATCTGATGAAAAAATGTCAGTTCTCGTAACACAACTAGAAAAGATGTTCCAGATGATGATGTCAATGATGACTCTCGTCACTAGCCTTTTATCACAAAACGCGCCAGGATCTACTCAACCAAGTTCTGGACGTCTCCCAGTTTATCCAATCCAACCATGAGTCAAATTGGACTCAAAATTGGTGTGTGGAACGCCGACGGGCTGGCCAACAAAGCACTGGAGCTAGAGCTTTTTGTTCATAAACATCACATAGATATTATGTTGGTCAGCGAAACACACTTCTGCTCTCGTTCATACTACAAACTACACGGATATGACGTTCACCTATCTAACCATCCCGCCGATCGCCACCGTGGGGGCTCTGCAGTCATCATAAAGTCCTGTCTCAAACACTACCAATTTTTAACAATGGAACATCAAAGTGCTCAATGTGTCGCAGTCAAAGTCAATACGGATCAAGGTGAAATTGCTATTGCCTCTATTTATTGTCCTCCAAACTTCCAGCGCTCCTATGATGACATTAGAACACTGTTTGAGGAACTAGGACCCAAATTTCTAATTGCCGGTGATTGGAATGCACACCATCGACTTTGGGGTTGTCGAAATTCCTCTGTCAGTGGAAGAGTATTGGCAAACTATATCCTCAGCTCTCACATTCAAGTCCTTGCAACCGGAGGTCCTACCCACTACCCGTACAGCCAGCGTACGCCAACTGCAATTGATTTTGCCATATATGGGGGGATTCGCTCTGAGCTCCTATCCATCTCAGGGAGCTTGGAACTTTGTTCTGATCACATCCCATTGTTAATTGAGCTAAGAAGTGCTGCTTTCAAGGTCTCCCAAAAAACACATATTCTCCCTCGAAACGCAAATATTCCACGGTTTCAGGCAGCAATTAACCAGCTAGTAAACCTCAACATGGTCCTGAGATCCCCTGAAGACATTGATGATGCCACTGAGGTCTTTGTGCGAAACATTCACATTGCTGCCGAATCTTCAACCAGTGGACAAGGCTCAATAAACCCATCAGATCCACCTCATGCTCTTTTAAAACCTGAGGTCCTGGATTTGGTGAGGTCGAAAAGAGCCTTGCGTCGCAGATTCATGCGGTCGCAAAATCCGGCCGACAAAAGAGCATATCGTCGCGCTGAGAACGATCTAAAGAAGTTGCTGCATAAGACA
Proteins encoded:
- the LOC138928392 gene encoding myb-like protein I; this encodes MSAESDLDIEKIAAEAQKKMREALNSSINQFNAIYASTSNNARPVATQDSEQDAMADDDDWWTPRPNNKRRLRSSPYNSSSKIIRNSNSPKPAASDNRFSDLSDMDTDDEIMKLPQTVGQNRSNQASISTSNTTIASNQVSNTLTNNLSNSGNTCNSNNSNTTSCNGSPNQPSDNNETPPSHKPPPIVVKNYVVSNTPLKTANEMYIQLNATTAAVIILQAIRAVSYTSRQGIEPSLSYGYVAGGSRQTQQASPQQFTSQQQLQQFPPLGSRYRKQNQQSQRRENNRQPQQPMLDTIPRPEQHPGTQQQQQPQQQNLSQQLRNIQNNQQWQRQEEMFMRSDEKMSVLVTQLEKMFQMMMSMMTLVTSLLSQNAPGSTQPSSGRLPVYPIQP